One Brassica oleracea var. oleracea cultivar TO1000 chromosome C7, BOL, whole genome shotgun sequence genomic window carries:
- the LOC106303242 gene encoding LOW QUALITY PROTEIN: uncharacterized protein LOC106303242 (The sequence of the model RefSeq protein was modified relative to this genomic sequence to represent the inferred CDS: substituted 1 base at 1 genomic stop codon) yields MSRVLLFLIFSLVALVGSINGLTPCGSTPTAPNWKNQMESTEESQRELGRMGLECNTEGYTGGSGSGSVSAASAVFGLFVLLFIIFGVAAGIXCVCVQRQKAINAANINNFPGQVVGAQVAHETDLKTVQKGEAGYKV; encoded by the exons ATGTCTCGTGTCCTACTTTTCCTCATCTTTTCGTTGGTGGCTTTGGTTGGATCAATTAATG GACTAACGCCGTGTGGATCAACTCCCACAGCTCCTAATTGGAAGAATCAGATGGAATCCACCGAGGAATCGCAACGTGAATTGGGAAGGATGGGTTTGGAGTGCAACACCGAAGGGTACACAGGTGGTTCGGGTTCGGGTTCGGTCTCTGCTGCCAGTGCTGTCTTCGGACTCTTCGTCTTGCTTTTCATTATATTTGGTGTCGCCGCGGGGATCTGATGCGTGTGTGTCCAGAGGCAAAAGGCTATAAACGCAGCCAACATCAATAACTTTCCAG GTCAAGTGGTAGGAGCTCAGGTGGCTCATGAAACTGATCTCAAGACCGTTCAAAAGGGAGAAGCTGGTTATAAAGTTTGA
- the LOC106306814 gene encoding uncharacterized protein LOC106306814, whose amino-acid sequence MLSSILNTRRSRELHQWRNLISPLSNLLLPQTSPALASPFSSATASDLTPEDERKRKTFTVHYLINSLGLTPKLAESISSKANFDSKQNPDSVLKLLRSYGFADPQISAIIATYPRFLVENPEKTLRAKLHFLKLNGASSSEITEIVSKVPKILGKRGHVSITGYFDYVKEILQDQDNVKQTNRTRNVSVLRELGVPHKLLLNLLISKAKPVCGKERFEESVEKIVSMGFDPTSKKFVNALYVFYELSEKTIEMKVCIYKKLGFSVDEVWSTFKKWPYLLKYSEKKITQTFETLRECGLTEEEVRAVVKKYPECVGTSEEKIVGSVDTFVELGFTGEEALMIIKRHPQCIGLASDTVKSKIEFLVGKMGWALKDVASTPIVLGFSLEKFILPRCNVIRALVSKGLIGEMPAISSALTSPKLRFLKNFVKKHEEVAPELISIFTGDCVSIAL is encoded by the coding sequence ATGTTATCATCGATACTCAATACTCGAAGGTCACGCGAGTTACATCAATGGAGGAACTTAATATCTCCACTATCAAATCTCCTCCTCCCACAAACCTCACCTGCTCTTGCTTCTCCCTTCTCTTCCGCCACCGCATCAGATCTAACCCCCGAAGACGAACGAAAACGAAAGACTTTCACAGTCCATTACCTCATCAACTCCTTGGGGCTAACTCCAAAACTCGCCGAATCGATCTCATCGAAAGCCAACTTCGACTCTAAACAAAACCCAGACTCGGTCCTGAAACTCCTCAGAAGCTACGGATTCGCCGACCCGCAAATCTCCGCCATCATCGCCACCTACCCACGCTTCCTCGTCGAAAACCCCGAGAAAACCCTCCGCGCGAAGCTCCACTTCCTCAAGCTCAACGGGGCCTCGAGCTCCGAGATCACGGAGATCGTCTCGAAAGTCCCCAAGATCTTAGGAAAAAGAGGACACGTGTCAATCACTGGTTACTTCGATTACGTCAAAGAGATTCTCCAAGATCAAGACAATGTGAAGCAGACGAACAGGACACGGAACGTGTCTGTTCTGAGAGAGCTTGGAGTGCCGCACAAGCTATTGCTCAACTTGCTGATCTCCAAAGCTAAGCCAGTCTGCGGGAAAGAGAGGTTCGAGGAGTCGGTGGAGAAGATCGTCTCCATGGGGTTTGATCCTACCTCCAAAAAGTTCGTCAACGCTCTCTACGTTTTCTACGAGCTGAGCGAGAAGACTATAGAGATGAAAGTGTGTATCTACAAAAAGCTAGGATTTAGCGTTGACGAGGTCTGGTCAACGTTCAAGAAATGGCCTTACTTGCTGAAGTACTCGGAGAAGAAGATTACTCAGACGTTCGAGACTTTGAGAGAGTGCGGCTTAACGGAAGAGGAGGTGCGTGCGGTAGTTAAGAAGTATCCGGAATGCGTAGGCACTTCGGAGGAGAAGATTGTGGGTTCGGTCGACACTTTTGTCGAGCTGGGGTTCACTGGAGAGGAGGCGTTGATGATTATCAAGAGACATCCTCAGTGTATTGGATTGGCTTCGGATACGGTGAAGAGTAAGATAGAGTTTCTTGTGGGGAAGATGGGTTGGGCTTTGAAGGATGTGGCTTCGACACCTATTGTCCTTGGATTCAGCTTGGAGAAGTTCATTTTGCCGAGGTGTAATGTGATCAGAGCTCTTGTGTCGAAAGGGCTGATCGGTGAAATGCCTGCGATTTCGTCTGCGTTGACGAGTCCTAAGCTGAGGTTTTTGAAGAATTTTGTGAAGAAGCATGAGGAGGTGGCGCCTGAGTTGATCTCTATCTTCACTGGAGATTGTGTTTCAATAGCATTATGA
- the LOC106306813 gene encoding kinesin-like protein KIF22 isoform X2: METKLPMTSHGREKAVRVVARIKPSAAYPSVKSSSSSAVSSVHKPNGDKSEAVSISFGAQFPGSKDSYKLDYCYEEHETTSLILTMEIKPLISTVFEGKDANVIAHGARCSGKTHLIQGSEKEPGLAVLTMDEMLSMAEERGYSISVSVYEVCNETVYDISDEEKRAVSVLEGAQGKIQLKGLSKVHVKSLSEFKELYFGLKKTQKLKGEPPLRSHRGVMIHVTTNGSNVSSGSIGRMNFLDLAGYEDSRKQNNGLGPLEITRINKSIYALQNVMYSLNANESHVPYRESKLTRMLKDCLQRPNRTLLITCLPRELSQDSFYMLNLASRICLGNNRAMANATKKSYGPARSISSSSVAQRRQTPLNVTASSKQRTELRGNVSERKIKLNTSTSAIKGRKLFGEANGSVKSKNNSKKEIFTSKVVLNVQSSASEEEVCSQFIVTDSQSSFLVKENSVPALSSSNNLQDTLWKHEERFSEATNCVDAVACKAQIVERDDNRSDAEEGLTLFCEGENLEKENTNLLANEITSPPLSLRLQELSNNLKSICNTSNQPSTPEKYQAALTKYPEQVPEHGDITAEAELRTPERSMPLNVGFSPWKTFSAHSSKLKNSAVGEYLKFLNTADKEDLKKLKGIGEKRATYIVELRQESPEPFKKLDDLKDIGLSEKQIKGMLRKEIGDIFQ; the protein is encoded by the exons ATGGAGACCAAGTTACCGATGACTAGTCATGGACGAGAAAAAGCGGTTCGGGTGGTGGCTAGGATCAAGCCATCAGCAGCATATCCGAGTGTAAAATCATCATCATCATCAGCTGTATCATCAGTTCACAAACCCAACGGTGATAAATCCGAGGCTGTTTCCATTTCGTTCGGAGCTCAATTCCCTGG TTCGAAAGATTCATATAAGTTGGACTACTGCTACGAAGAACACGAAACCACGAGTTTAATTCTCACCATGGAGATTAAGCCTCTTATCTCTACCGTCTTTGAGGGTAAAGATGCTAATGTGATTGCACACGGAGCCAGATGTAGTGGAAAAACACATCTTATTCAG GGGTCTGAGAAGGAACCTGGATTAGCTGTCCTTACAATGGATGAGATGTTATCCATGGCTGAGGAAAGAGGATACTCGATTTCAGTGTCGGTTTACGAGGTCTGTAATGAAACAGTGTATGACATCTCAGACGAAGAAAAGAGAGCGGTGTCTGTACTAGAAGGTGCACAAGGGAAGATCCAACTAAAGGGACTTTCTAAG GTACATGTGAAGTCACTCTCAGAGTTCAAAGAATTATATTTCGGTCTCAAGAAAACTCAGAAGCTGAAGGGTGAACCTCCTCTTCGGAGCCATAGAGGTGTGATGATACATGTAACTACTAATGGTAGCAACGTCAGTTCAGGATCCATTGGGAGGATGAACTTTCTTGATTTGGCAG GATATGAGGACTCCAGGAAACAAAACAATGGTCTCGGTCCTCTAGAGATTACCAGAATCAATAAGTCGATATATGCTTTACAGAACGTCATGTATTCCCTCAACGCAAATGAATCTCACGTGCCATATCGGGAGAGCAAACTCACTCGCATGCTGAAAGACTGTTTACAAAGACCCAACAGAACGTTGCTGATCACTTGTTTG CCTCGGGAACTCAGCCAAGACTCGTTTTACATGCTAAACTTAGCTTCACGTATCTGCTTAGGCAATAACCGAGCCATGGCTAATGCAACTAAGAAGAGCTATGGTCCTGCAAGATCTATTTCTTCATCTTCTGTCGCTCAAAGGAGGCAAACACCTTTGAATGTGACTGCTTCTTCTAAACAAAGGACTGAGCTAAGGGGGAACGTGAGTGAGAGAAAGATTAAACTCAACACTTCCACTTCTGCAATTAAAGGAAG GAAACTGTTCGGTGAAGCAAATGGTTCGGTGAAATCTAAAAATAACTCTAAGAAG GAAATTTTCACTTCAAAAGTTGTCTTGAACGTTCAGTCCTCCGCATCAGAAGAA GAAGTCTGCTCGCAATTTATTGTTACAGATTCTCAATCTTCTTTCCTAGTGAAG GAAAATTCTGTCCCGGCTCTCTCAAGTTCCAATAATCTTCAGGACACACTTTGGAAACATGAAGAAAGGTTTTCAGAAGCCACTAATTGCGTTGACGCTGTTGCATGCAAAG CTCAAATTGTAGAGAGAGATGACAACCGTTCAGACGCTGAAGAAGGTCTCACTCTGTTTTGTGAAG GTGAAAACTTGGAAAAAGAAAACACCAATCTGCTAGCCAATGAAATTACATCACCACCGCTCAGCCTGCGGCTTCAAGAGCTATCCAACAATTTGAAGTCCATATGTAATACCTCAAACCAACCATCAACACCTGAGAAGTACCAAGCTGCACTGACTAAATATCCTGAACAAGTACCAGAGCATGGAGATATTACTGCTGAAGCTGAGCTAAGAACACCAGAGAGAAGTATGCCTTTAAATGTTGGGTTTAGTCCTTGGAAGACATTCAGTGCGCACAGCTCTAAACTGAAG AACTCTGCGGTTGGTGAGTACCTCAAGTTCCTAAACACTGCAGATAA GGAAGATCTAAAGAAGCTAAAG GGCATCGGAGAAAAGAGAGCGACTTATATAGTTGAGCTCCGACAAGAATCTCCTGAACCATTTAAGAAA CTGGATGACTTGAAAGATATTGGACTCTCAGAAAAACAG ATTAAGGGAATGCTAAGGAAAGAGATTGGAGATATTTTCCAGTAG
- the LOC106306813 gene encoding kinesin-like protein KIF22 isoform X1 encodes METKLPMTSHGREKAVRVVARIKPSAAYPSVKSSSSSAVSSVHKPNGDKSEAVSISFGAQFPGSKDSYKLDYCYEEHETTSLILTMEIKPLISTVFEGKDANVIAHGARCSGKTHLIQGSEKEPGLAVLTMDEMLSMAEERGYSISVSVYEVCNETVYDISDEEKRAVSVLEGAQGKIQLKGLSKVHVKSLSEFKELYFGLKKTQKLKGEPPLRSHRGVMIHVTTNGSNVSSGSIGRMNFLDLAGYEDSRKQNNGLGPLEITRINKSIYALQNVMYSLNANESHVPYRESKLTRMLKDCLQRPNRTLLITCLPRELSQDSFYMLNLASRICLGNNRAMANATKKSYGPARSISSSSVAQRRQTPLNVTASSKQRTELRGNVSERKIKLNTSTSAIKGRKLFGEANGSVKSKNNSKKMEGKEMMAVKKEIFTSKVVLNVQSSASEEEVCSQFIVTDSQSSFLVKENSVPALSSSNNLQDTLWKHEERFSEATNCVDAVACKAQIVERDDNRSDAEEGLTLFCEGENLEKENTNLLANEITSPPLSLRLQELSNNLKSICNTSNQPSTPEKYQAALTKYPEQVPEHGDITAEAELRTPERSMPLNVGFSPWKTFSAHSSKLKNSAVGEYLKFLNTADKEDLKKLKGIGEKRATYIVELRQESPEPFKKLDDLKDIGLSEKQIKGMLRKEIGDIFQ; translated from the exons ATGGAGACCAAGTTACCGATGACTAGTCATGGACGAGAAAAAGCGGTTCGGGTGGTGGCTAGGATCAAGCCATCAGCAGCATATCCGAGTGTAAAATCATCATCATCATCAGCTGTATCATCAGTTCACAAACCCAACGGTGATAAATCCGAGGCTGTTTCCATTTCGTTCGGAGCTCAATTCCCTGG TTCGAAAGATTCATATAAGTTGGACTACTGCTACGAAGAACACGAAACCACGAGTTTAATTCTCACCATGGAGATTAAGCCTCTTATCTCTACCGTCTTTGAGGGTAAAGATGCTAATGTGATTGCACACGGAGCCAGATGTAGTGGAAAAACACATCTTATTCAG GGGTCTGAGAAGGAACCTGGATTAGCTGTCCTTACAATGGATGAGATGTTATCCATGGCTGAGGAAAGAGGATACTCGATTTCAGTGTCGGTTTACGAGGTCTGTAATGAAACAGTGTATGACATCTCAGACGAAGAAAAGAGAGCGGTGTCTGTACTAGAAGGTGCACAAGGGAAGATCCAACTAAAGGGACTTTCTAAG GTACATGTGAAGTCACTCTCAGAGTTCAAAGAATTATATTTCGGTCTCAAGAAAACTCAGAAGCTGAAGGGTGAACCTCCTCTTCGGAGCCATAGAGGTGTGATGATACATGTAACTACTAATGGTAGCAACGTCAGTTCAGGATCCATTGGGAGGATGAACTTTCTTGATTTGGCAG GATATGAGGACTCCAGGAAACAAAACAATGGTCTCGGTCCTCTAGAGATTACCAGAATCAATAAGTCGATATATGCTTTACAGAACGTCATGTATTCCCTCAACGCAAATGAATCTCACGTGCCATATCGGGAGAGCAAACTCACTCGCATGCTGAAAGACTGTTTACAAAGACCCAACAGAACGTTGCTGATCACTTGTTTG CCTCGGGAACTCAGCCAAGACTCGTTTTACATGCTAAACTTAGCTTCACGTATCTGCTTAGGCAATAACCGAGCCATGGCTAATGCAACTAAGAAGAGCTATGGTCCTGCAAGATCTATTTCTTCATCTTCTGTCGCTCAAAGGAGGCAAACACCTTTGAATGTGACTGCTTCTTCTAAACAAAGGACTGAGCTAAGGGGGAACGTGAGTGAGAGAAAGATTAAACTCAACACTTCCACTTCTGCAATTAAAGGAAG GAAACTGTTCGGTGAAGCAAATGGTTCGGTGAAATCTAAAAATAACTCTAAGAAG ATGGAAGGCAAAGAAATGATGGCAGTGAAAAAG GAAATTTTCACTTCAAAAGTTGTCTTGAACGTTCAGTCCTCCGCATCAGAAGAA GAAGTCTGCTCGCAATTTATTGTTACAGATTCTCAATCTTCTTTCCTAGTGAAG GAAAATTCTGTCCCGGCTCTCTCAAGTTCCAATAATCTTCAGGACACACTTTGGAAACATGAAGAAAGGTTTTCAGAAGCCACTAATTGCGTTGACGCTGTTGCATGCAAAG CTCAAATTGTAGAGAGAGATGACAACCGTTCAGACGCTGAAGAAGGTCTCACTCTGTTTTGTGAAG GTGAAAACTTGGAAAAAGAAAACACCAATCTGCTAGCCAATGAAATTACATCACCACCGCTCAGCCTGCGGCTTCAAGAGCTATCCAACAATTTGAAGTCCATATGTAATACCTCAAACCAACCATCAACACCTGAGAAGTACCAAGCTGCACTGACTAAATATCCTGAACAAGTACCAGAGCATGGAGATATTACTGCTGAAGCTGAGCTAAGAACACCAGAGAGAAGTATGCCTTTAAATGTTGGGTTTAGTCCTTGGAAGACATTCAGTGCGCACAGCTCTAAACTGAAG AACTCTGCGGTTGGTGAGTACCTCAAGTTCCTAAACACTGCAGATAA GGAAGATCTAAAGAAGCTAAAG GGCATCGGAGAAAAGAGAGCGACTTATATAGTTGAGCTCCGACAAGAATCTCCTGAACCATTTAAGAAA CTGGATGACTTGAAAGATATTGGACTCTCAGAAAAACAG ATTAAGGGAATGCTAAGGAAAGAGATTGGAGATATTTTCCAGTAG
- the LOC106307051 gene encoding BAHD acyltransferase DCR, with protein sequence MKIKITSKTHVKPNKPILGKQQFQLTTFDLPYLAFYYNQKFLLYKFQNPLDLEEPTFQNNVVEKLKDGLSSVLEDFYQLAGKLAKDDEGVFRVEYDADDEEINGVEFSVAEAPDVSVGDLTIEDGTAKLEEFVPYSRISNLEGLSRPLLVIQVTKLKDGLAMGLAFNHAVLDGTATWHFMSSWAEICRGAKTISTQPFLDRAKARDTRVKLDLTAPKDPNAGDGAAEPPQLVEKVFRFSDSAIHTIKSRANSAIPSDGSKPFSTFQSLTSHIWRHVTLARGLKPEDITVFTVFADCRRRVDPPMPEEYFGNMIQAIFTGTAAGLLAAHGPEFGASVVQKAIVAHDARVVDARNEEWEKSPKIFQFKDAGVNCVAVGSSPRFKVYEVDFGWGKPETVRSGSNNRFNGMMYLYQGKAGGISIDVEISLEAHVMEKLEKSKEFLLIEEEDGKSLSNGNGNANGNGLV encoded by the exons ATGAAGATAAAGATAACAAGCAAAACACATGTGAAACCAAACAAGCCAATACTAGGGAAGCAACAATTCCAGCTCACCACATTTGATCTTCCTTACCTAGCTTTCTACTACAACCAGAAGTTTCTGCTCTACAAGTTCCAGAACCCTCTAGATCTCGAGGAACCCACTTTCCAAAACAATGTCGTGGAGAAGCTCAAGGACGGTTTGAGTTCGGTTCTTGAAGACTTTTATCAGCTTGCTGGTAAGCTGGCCAAGGACGACGAAGGGGTCTTCCGAGTTGAGTACGATGCTGACGACGAAGAGATCAACGGAGTGGAGTTCTCGGTTGCTGAAGCTCCTGACGTCAGCGTCGGTGATCTCACGATTGAGGATGGGACAGCTAAGCTCGAGGAGTTTGTTCCGTACAGCAGGATCTCGAATTTGGAAGGACTTAGCAGGCCTCTCCTTGTTATCCAG GTGACCAAACTTAAAGATGGGCTTGCAATGGGCCTAGCTTTCAATCACGCAGTCCTAGACGGAACTGCCACATGGCACTTCATGAGCTCATGGGCCGAGATCTGCCGTGGGGCCAAGACCATCTCGACCCAGCCTTTCCTGGACCGAGCGAAGGCGCGTGACACGCGCGTGAAGCTGGACCTAACTGCCCCAAAGGACCCCAACGCCGGGGACGGTGCGGCGGAACCGCCGCAGCTGGTGGAGAAGGTCTTCAGGTTCTCGGACTCCGCCATCCACACGATCAAGTCAAGAGCCAACTCGGCCATCCCATCCGACGGCTCAAAACCTTTCTCCACTTTCCAGTCCCTCACCTCGCACATCTGGCGCCACGTCACCCTCGCGCGTGGGCTCAAACCCGAAGACATAACTGTCTTCACCGTCTTCGCCGACTGTCGCCGCCGCGTTGATCCTCCGATGCCGGAGGAGTATTTCGGAAACATGATCCAGGCGATCTTCACGGGGACCGCGGCGGGGCTTCTGGCGGCGCACGGGCCGGAGTTCGGAGCTTCGGTGGTGCAGAAAGCGATCGTGGCTCACGACGCGCGTGTGGTGGACGCGCGGAACGAGGAGTGGGAGAAGTCGCCGAAGATATTCCAGTTCAAAGACGCGGGAGTGAACTGCGTGGCGGTTGGGAGCTCGCCGAGGTTCAAGGTCTACGAGGTGGATTTCGGGTGGGGAAAACCGGAAACGGTTAGGAGCGGGTCAAACAACCGGTTTAATGGGATGATGTATCTGTACCAAGGGAAAGCGGGAGGTATAAGTATAGATGTGGAGATCTCTCTGGAAGCTCATGTCATGGAGAAGCTAGAGAAGAGCAAAGAGTTTTTACTTATCGAGGAGGAAGATGGAAAGAGTCTCAGCAATGGCAATGGTAATGCTAATGGTAACGGGTTGGTTTGA